Proteins found in one Zea mays cultivar B73 chromosome 1, Zm-B73-REFERENCE-NAM-5.0, whole genome shotgun sequence genomic segment:
- the LOC100382484 gene encoding uncharacterized LOC100382484: MGRSPCCDENGLKKGPWTQEEDEKLLHYIQKNGHGSWRTLPRLAGLNRCGKSCRLRWTNYLRPDIKRGKFSREEEQTILHLHSVLGNKWSAIATHLPGRTDNEIKNFWNTHLRKRLIQMGFDPMTHRPRTDFFAALPQLIALAALRGQLPADPDPPQQAGTTAAALAGLIGALCSPQLTLLDTTTTTTAAAAPPVVSSSSADDDAAHQYYLPRTTFPDAPGSGEAAHQRQQQAAGLISYGRRPDDDDGGDVDVFACYGAGGGGSSLPPLTDLSDDAATLLQVDTASSQFGSGGSIPLLPWPEFFPDDPFITDFL; this comes from the exons ATGGGGAGGTCTCCTTGCTGCGACGAGAATGGCCTGAAGAAGGGGCCTTGGACTCAGGAGGAAGATGAGAAGCTGCTGCACTACATCCAGAAGAACGGGCATGGCAGTTGGCGGACCCTGCCCAGGCTGGCCg GGCTGAACAGGTGCGGCAAGAGCTGCCGGCTGCGGTGGACCAACTACCTGCGGCCGGACATCAAGCGGGGCAAGTTCTCGCGGGAGGAGGAGCAGACCATCCTCCACCTGCACTCCGTCCTCGGCAACAAGTGGTCCGCCATCGCCACGCACCTCCCAGGCCGCACCGACAACGAGATCAAGAACTTCTGGAACACGCACCTCAGGAAGCGCCTCATCCAGATGGGCTTCGACCCCATGACGCACCGCCCCCGCACCGACTTCTTCGCCGCGCTGCCGCAGCTCATCGCGCTCGCAGCCCTACGCGGGCAGCTGCCCGCCGACCCCGACCCGCCGCAGCAGGCCGggacgacggcggcggctctcgccGGTCTCATCGGCGCCCTCTGCTCGCCGCAACTGACGCTCCTCGACACCACCACCACTACTACCGCTGCTGCTGCCCCGCCGGTGGTGTCGTCGTCGTCCGCGGACGACGATGCCGCCCACCAGTACTACTTACCGCGCACCACGTTCCCCGACGCGCCCGGCAGCGGTGAAGCTGCCCACCAGCGGCAACAGCAAGCAGCAGGCCTCATCAGCTATGGCCGAcgacccgacgacgacgacggcggtgaTGTTGACGTGTTCGCGTGCTACGGTGCTGGCGGTGGTGGAAGCTCGCTGCCGCCCCTGACCGACCTCTCCGACGACGCAGCCACCCTGCTGCAGGTGGACACGGCGTCGTCCCAATTCGGTAGTGGCGGCTCCATCCCGCTCCTCCCTTGGCCGGAGTTCTTCCCCGACGATCCATTCATCACTGATTTCCTATGA
- the LOC100191156 gene encoding arginine/serine-rich splicing factor SC32 transcript II gives MSHFGRTGPPDIRDTFSLLVLNISFRTTADDLFPLFERCGKVVDVFIPRDRRTGDSRGFAFVRYKYADEAQKAIDRLDGRNVDGRNIMVQFAKYGPNAVPIHKGRVKEGVEKSRDRSRSRSPRPRHRDRDDRRRSRSRSRSRERHVHDRDRDYRRRSRSRSRSMSSSPDHKSHRRARDDVKRKSRSKSRSRSRSRSRSYHSSSPARRSASPPKSPPPQRSPTPEKHANGKDSPLSRSVSPSPKRASSRSPGSDSKE, from the exons ATGTCGCACTTTGGAAGGACGGGTCCGCCGGACATCCGCGACACCTTCTCGCTGCTCGTCCTCAACATCAGCTTCC GAACCACGGCCGACGACCTTTTCCCGCTCTTCGAGCGCTGCGGCAAGGTCGTCGACGTCTTCATCCCGAGGGACCGCAG GACCGGGGACTCGAGGGGTTTTGCGTTCGTGCGGTACAAGTACGCCGACGAGGCGCAGAAGGCTATAGATCGGCTCGATG GCCGTAATGTGGATGGGAGGAACATCATGGTGCAGTTTGCAAAGTACGGCCCCAATGCTGTGCCAAT CCACAAAGGAAGGGTCAAAGAGGGGGTTGAGAAATCAAGAGACAGGTCAAGGAGCCGTAGTCCAAGGCCAAG GCACAGAGACAGAGATGATAGAAGGCGAAGTcgcagcaggagcaggagcagagaAAGGCATGTCCATGATAGAGATAGGGACTATCGTCGTCGGAGCAGAAGTAGAAGCCGAAGTATGAGTTCAAGCCCTGACCACAAAAGTCATCGTAGAGCAAGAGATGATGTTAAGCGCAAGAGCAGAAGCAAGAGTAGAAGCAGGAGCAGGAGTAGAAGCCGCTCATACCACAG TTCTTCACCTGCCCGGCGCAGTGCTAGTCCTCCCAAGAGCCCACCGCCACAGAGGAGCCCCACTCCTGAAAAGCATGCCAATGGAAAAGATTCACCTCTGTCACGCAGtgtatctccatcaccgaagcgtGCAAGCTCCCGCAGCCCAGGCAGCGATAGCAAG GAATAA
- the LOC100191156 gene encoding arginine/serine-rich splicing factor SC32 transcript II isoform X1 has protein sequence MSHFGRTGPPDIRDTFSLLVLNISFRTTADDLFPLFERCGKVVDVFIPRDRRTGDSRGFAFVRYKYADEAQKAIDRLDGRNVDGRNIMVQFANHKGRVKEGVEKSRDRSRSRSPRPRHRDRDDRRRSRSRSRSRERHVHDRDRDYRRRSRSRSRSMSSSPDHKSHRRARDDVKRKSRSKSRSRSRSRSRSYHSSSPARRSASPPKSPPPQRSPTPEKHANGKDSPLSRSVSPSPKRASSRSPGSDSKE, from the exons ATGTCGCACTTTGGAAGGACGGGTCCGCCGGACATCCGCGACACCTTCTCGCTGCTCGTCCTCAACATCAGCTTCC GAACCACGGCCGACGACCTTTTCCCGCTCTTCGAGCGCTGCGGCAAGGTCGTCGACGTCTTCATCCCGAGGGACCGCAG GACCGGGGACTCGAGGGGTTTTGCGTTCGTGCGGTACAAGTACGCCGACGAGGCGCAGAAGGCTATAGATCGGCTCGATG GCCGTAATGTGGATGGGAGGAACATCATGGTGCAGTTTGCAAA CCACAAAGGAAGGGTCAAAGAGGGGGTTGAGAAATCAAGAGACAGGTCAAGGAGCCGTAGTCCAAGGCCAAG GCACAGAGACAGAGATGATAGAAGGCGAAGTcgcagcaggagcaggagcagagaAAGGCATGTCCATGATAGAGATAGGGACTATCGTCGTCGGAGCAGAAGTAGAAGCCGAAGTATGAGTTCAAGCCCTGACCACAAAAGTCATCGTAGAGCAAGAGATGATGTTAAGCGCAAGAGCAGAAGCAAGAGTAGAAGCAGGAGCAGGAGTAGAAGCCGCTCATACCACAG TTCTTCACCTGCCCGGCGCAGTGCTAGTCCTCCCAAGAGCCCACCGCCACAGAGGAGCCCCACTCCTGAAAAGCATGCCAATGGAAAAGATTCACCTCTGTCACGCAGtgtatctccatcaccgaagcgtGCAAGCTCCCGCAGCCCAGGCAGCGATAGCAAG GAATAA